The following are from one region of the Salvia splendens isolate huo1 chromosome 2, SspV2, whole genome shotgun sequence genome:
- the LOC121766192 gene encoding transcription factor bHLH93-like: protein MELCSKEQEGLLEELLGLREMEEHYNTNMNQDFTTNWNILEDVSIPTNTCFQDLSLPILDHHYYYSSAPFGDDLSPPGFSSDSSNPNLNSQTLPYAATPQFEDCYSNSNSNSFSFLLEDFGNGLDVGPPIKPEPGLPGFNVGFAHETERKSKMKKLNNGQPSKNLMAERRRRKRLNDRLSMLRSVVPKISKMDRTSILGDTIDYMKEMLNSINNLQEEMNLGGNELGFLGIFKNPKPEEILIRNTPKFEVERMDSETRIGICCAAKPGLLLSTVTTLEALGIDIQHCVISCFNDFAMQASCSEDMKKRAALDAEDIKQALFRNAGYGGRCL from the exons ATGGAGTTGTGCTCAAAGGAACAAGAAGGTTTGTTGGAAGAGTTACTAGGCCTAAGAGAGATGGAGGAGCACTACAACACAAACATGAATCAAGACTTCACCACAAATTGGAACATTCTCGAAGATGTTTCCATCCCAACAAACACTTGCTTCCAAGACTTGTCTCTCCCCATCCTCGACCACCACTACTACTATAGTAGCGCCCCGTTTGGCGACGACCTTTCGCCTCCCGGTTTCTCCTCCGATTCATCAAACCCCAACCTCAACTCCCAAACACTCCCTTACGCCGCCACTCCCCAATTCGAAGACTGCTactccaactccaactccaactccTTCTCCTTCCTCCTCGAAGACTTCGGAAACGGGCTGGATGTCGGGCCTCCTATCAAGCCCGAGCCCGGCCTCCCCGGCTTCAACGTCGGTTTTGCCCATGAGACTGAGAGGAAGAGCAAGATGAAGAAACTCAACAACGGCCAGCCCTCCAAGAACCTCATGGCTGAGAGAAGGCGGCGCAAGCGCCTCAACGACCGCCTCTCCATGCTCCGATCAGTCGTCCCCAAGATAAGCAAG ATGGACAGGACATCTATACTTGGTGACACAATAGATTACATGAAGGAGATGCTTAATAGCATAAACAATTTGCAAGAAGAAATGAATTTGGGAGGGAATGAATTGGGGTTTTTGGGTATATTCAAGAACCCCAAGCCTGAGGAGATCTTGATCAGAAATACACCCAAG TTTGAAGTGGAAAGGATGGATTCAGAGACAAGAATAGGGATATGCTGTGCTGCAAAGCCAGGATTGTTGCTATCAACAGTGACAACTCTAGAGGCATTGGGCATTGATATTCAACATTGTGTTATTAGTTGCTTCAACGATTTCGCAATGCAAGCTTCATGCTCCGAG GATATGAAGAAGAGGGCAGCTTTGGATGCAGAAGACATAAAGCAAGCACTGTTTAGAAACGCGGGATATGGAGGAAGATGTCTCTGA